The Henckelia pumila isolate YLH828 chromosome 2, ASM3356847v2, whole genome shotgun sequence genome includes a window with the following:
- the LOC140883046 gene encoding CASP-like protein 5B2 — protein sequence MKDLFGSPGTVSGLLLRIGQCLFAAGSIGAMVSALGFSNFTAYCYLIASMGLQVLWSFGLACLDMYALRIKRDLHSPVLVSLFVVGDWVTATLSLAAACSSAGIAVLYAKDLKFCTGPTHLPCNRFELSIALAFLTWFLVAVSSYVMFWILASV from the exons ATGAAGGATTTGTTTGGAAGTCCAGGAACTGTGAGTGGCTTGCTGTTAAGAATTGGGCAGTGCTTATTTGCAGCTGGCTCCATTGGAGCTATGGTTTCTGCTCTTGGGTTTTCTAACTTCACCGCTTATTG CTATCTTATTGCATCGATGGGGCTTCAAGTTTTATGGAGCTTTGGACTAGCATGTCTTGATATGTATGCTTTGCGGATAAAAAGAGACCTCCATAGTCCTGTTCTAGTGAGCCTGTTCGTTGTTGGCGATTGG GTAACAGCGACATTATCGCTTGCTGCTGCGTGCTCGTCAGCAGGGATTGCAGTTTTATATGCGAAAGACTTGAAGTTTTGCACTGGTCCGACACATCTTCCATGTAACAGATTCGAGCTCTCTATAGCTCTAGCATTTCTCACATGGTTCCTTGTTGCAGTGTCGTCTTATGTAATGTTTTGGATATTGGCTTCAGTTTGA
- the LOC140882927 gene encoding protein NRT1/ PTR FAMILY 5.6-like, with protein sequence MHIGQIKKQESEAIDEEKWVLDASVDHKGRVPLRASTGTWKASLFIIAIEFGERLSYFGLATSLIVYLTKVLHQDLKTAAKNVNYWSGLTTIMPLLGGFLADAYLGRFSTVLVSSIVYLLGLLVLTMSGTIPDLKPCDKGSSQKPRRIHEVFFFLAIYLISIGTGGHKPSLESFGADQFDDEHPEERKKKMSFFNWWNFGLCCGLLLGVTIIVYTQDHISYAAADIILTAVLAFCTVIFCVGRPFYRFQKPMGSPLTPMLQVLVAAIAKRNLAYPSESNQLYEVPKSDKKQGRLLSHTNKLKFLDRAAIIGNRQNLVDNEINPWRLATVTKVEEMKLIVNMVPIWLTTLPFGICVAQAATFFIKQGATLNRKITRDFMIPPASIYALAAIGMIFSVTIYDKILVPFLRKVTGNERGINILQRIGIGMIFSVATMVVAALVERKRLSIVEKNPLEGSVSMSVFWVAPQFIIIGIGDGFTLVGLQEYFYDQVPDSMRSLGIAFYLSVLGVANFLSSLLITLVDHVTKKGGKSWFGKDLNSSRLDYFYWLLAGITAVNLCAYAFLASQYSYKNITTLALANGREDNIVSA encoded by the exons atgcatataGGGCAAATCAAGAAACAAGAATCAGAAGCCATAGATGAGGAAAAATGGGTATTGGATGCTTCTGTAGATCATAAAGGAAGAGTCCCTCTTCGAGCTTCCACCGGCACTTGGAAAGCCTCTCTTTTCATTATAG CGATCGAGTTCGGGGAGAGGCTCAGTTATTTTGGACTTGCTACAAGTTTGATCGTATATCTCACTAAGGTGTTGCATCAAGACTTAAAAACAGCAGCAAAGAATGTCAACTATTGGTCTGGTCTAACGACTATCATGCCTTTGCTTGGAGGGTTTCTAGCAGACGCATATCTTGGTCGATTCTCCACGGTGCTAGTCTCATCAATTGTTTATTTACTG GGCTTGCTAGTCTTGACCATGTCCGGAACCATCCCGGATTTAAAGCCCTGTGACAAGGGTTCCTCTCAGAAACCTCGAAGAATCCATgaagtgttcttcttccttgccATTTACTTGATCTCAATAGGCACTGGTGGGCATAAGCCTTCACTTGAGAGCTTTGGGGCTGACCAATTCGACGATGAACATcctgaagaaagaaagaagaaaatgtCGTTTTTCAACTGGTGGAATTTTGGGCTTTGCTGTGGTCTTTTACTCGGGGTGACAATTATAGTTTACACCCAAGATCACATTAGCTATGCCGCGGCAGATATTATCCTTACAGCAGTCTTAGCTTTCTGCACGGTGATATTTTGCGTCGGACGACCATTTTATCGTTTTCAAAAGCCAATGGGAAGTCCCCTAACACCAATGCTACAAGTACTTGTAGCAGCTATTGCCAAGAGAAATCTTGCTTATCCATCGGAATCGAACCAACTGTATGAGGTTCCTAAATCAGACAAGAAACAGGGGAGGCTTCTTTCGCATACCAATAAGCTTAA GTTTCTCGACAGGGCGGCAATCATTGGTAACAGACAAAACTTGGTAGATAATGAAATAAATCCATGGAGATTAGCAACTGTAACCAAAGTCGAGGAGATGAAGCTTATAGTCAACATGGTGCCAATCTGGTTAACCACACTACCGTTTGGTATTTGTGTAGCACAGGCTGCTACTTTCTTCATCAAACAAGGAGCAACACTGAATCGTAAAATCACTCGAGATTTTATGATCCCACCAGCCTCCATATATGCTTTGGCAGCCATTGGGATGATATTTTCTGTCACAATCTACGATAAAATCCTCGTACCCTTCTTAAGAAAAGTAACTGGCAATGAGAGAGGGATCAACATTCTCCAAAGAATTGGTATAGGGATGATTTTCTCAGTTGCGACTATGGTAGTAGCTGCCTTGGTGGAGAGGAAAAGACTAAGCATCGTGGAGAAAAATCCACTCGAGGGTTCAGTTTCAATGAGCGTATTTTGGGTAGCACCGCAGTTTATTATAATCGGAATAGGAGATGGATTCACACTTGTGGGATTACAAGAGTACTTTTACGATCAAGTTCCTGATTCAATGAGAAGCTTAGGCATAGCATTTTACCTCAGTGTGCTTGGCGTTGCAAACTTTCTCAGCAGTCTTTTGATAACTCTAGTGGATCATGTTACAAAAAAGGGCGGAAAAAGTTggtttggcaaagatttgaatagCAGCAGGCTCGACTATTTCTACTGGTTGTTAGCCGGAATTACAGCAGTTAATCTTTGTGCCTATGCCTTCCTTGCTAGTCAATATTCTTACAAGAATATAACAACATTAGCATTGGCCAATGGTCGTGAAGATAACATTGTTTCTGCTTAG
- the LOC140881513 gene encoding PRA1 family protein A1, translating into MDWGNVTTEDLIEALREVDWSSPPRPVSEFFSRFTVPRSYAKWNSRLKCNLYYYRTNYFIMIVFILGMGFLRRPLAIVAALMTALSIAFLNDSFAGTFSEKVTRTVRKFSPHLAAKMRPPLTPVIRGRPSAKRAIHVCGQPRWVFVLLSSVVGFFFWFVSCGLLTLLWALAIGLLATLLHASFRTPNLKARLNTFREEFRAVWRNYSEL; encoded by the exons ATGGATTGGGGAAACGTCACGACGGAGGATCTGATCGAGGCTCTGCGAGAAGTGGATTGGTCGTCGCCGCCGCGTCCGGTTTCAGAATTCTTCTCCCGATTCACTGTTCCGCGTTCTTATGCTAAATGGAACAGTCGTCTCAAGTGCAATCTATATTA CTATCGGACCAATTATTTCATAATGATTGTCTTCATTCTTG GGATGGGATTTCTACGGAGGCCACTTGCTATTGTAGCTGCATTGATGACAGCACTGAGCATTGCGTTTCTGAATGATAG CTTTGCAGGTACTTTCAGTGAAAAGGTTACGAGAACTGTTAGGAAGTTTTCTCCACATTTAGCTGCCAAAATGAGGCCTCCGCTGAC TCCTGTAATTCGTGGGCGACCATCTGCAAAAAGAGCAATTCATGTATGTGGACAACCTCGTTGGGTATTTGTCTTGTTATCTTCTGTGG TTGGTTTCTTCTTCTGGTTTGTTTCTTGTGGCCTTCTTACTCTCTTGTGGGCACTCGCAATTGGGCTTCTTG CCACCCTACTGCATGCAAGCTTTAGAACACCAAATCTCAAAGCTCGTCTGAACACATTCCGCGAGGAATTCCGTGCAGTTTGGCGCAACTATAGTGAACTGTAG
- the LOC140883238 gene encoding protein RETICULATA, chloroplastic-like: MAGCSSSARIARFKNLQHEILTSGCFGASSLIFKNFRNLNANGFRTNVNLLCSNKRQRLVIVNASNREVEPQPVVLVTTTTEARDGDYVGKDVRIGEKNYVSTPDSKLDGGGGDFTDGSGGDGNGNGKFSGGGGGYNGGDNEEEEFGPILKFEEVILEAEAQGISLPADMLEAAKTVGLRKVFLVRYLDLQGSTRLLGFLTRSSAWLRNRMLADPSFLFKIGTEIVIDSCCATFAEVKTRGKDFWAEFELYTADLLVGVVVNVALVGMLAPYARIGQPSVSQGYLSRMKRAYGALPSSVFEAERPGSTFTTNQRIATYFYKGIMYGFVGFGCGIIGQGIANLIMTAKRSIRKSDDDIPVPPLLKSAALWGVFLAVSSNTRYQIINGLERVVEASPMAKQVPPVALAFTVGVRFANNVYGGMQFVDWARWSGVQ, translated from the exons ATGGCGGGTTGTTCTTCAAGTGCTAGAATTGCCCGTTTCAAGAATTTGCAGCATGAGATATTAACGTCTGGGTGCTTTGGGGCATCaagtttgatttttaaaaacttCCGAAATCTCAATGCTAATGGGTTTAGAACAAATGTGAATTTGCTGTGTAGTAACAAAAGGCAGAGACTTGTGATCGTCAATGCGTCGAATCGGGAGGTTGAACCCCAACCTGTTGTGTTAGTGACTACCACAACCGAAGCACGTGACGGTGATTATGTAGGAAAAGATGTTAGGATCGgggaaaaaaattatgtatcgACACCTGATAGTAAATTAGATGGTGGTGGTGGGGATTTCACTGATGGGAGTGGTGGAGATGGGAACGGGAATGGGAAATTTTCTGGTGGTGGTGGGGGTTACAATGGAGGTGATAACGAAGAAGAAGAATTTGGACCAATATTGAAGTTTGAGGAGGTGATTCTAGAGGCCGAGGCCCAAGGGATTAGCCTTCCAGCTGATATGTTGGAGGCTGCCAAGACCGTGGGACTCCGGAAAGTTTTTCTTGTTAGATATTTGGACTTGCAG GGTTCAACGCGGCTCCTTGGATTCCTAACAAGATCATCAGCTTGGCTTAGAAACAGGATGTTGGCTGATCCATCATTTCTCTTCAAAATCGGAACTGAG atTGTTATCGATTCATGCTGTGCAACATTTGCGGAAGTGAAAACGAGGGGAAAAGACTTCTGGGCTGAATTTGAGCTTTATACCGCGGACCTTCTGGTCGGGGTGGTTGTTAATGTTGCTCTAGTTGGTATGCTGGCACCATATGCTCGAATTGGACAGCCATCTGTATCTCAAGGATATCTCAGCCGTATGAAGAGAGCTTATGGGGCACTTCCTAGCAG CGTGTTTGAAGCAGAACGGCCCGGATCAACATTTACGACAAACCAGAGAATTGCTACCTATTTTTATAAG GGAATCATGTATGGATTTGTTGGATTTGGATGTGGTATTATTGGCCAAGGAATTGCAAACTTGATTATGACAGCAAAAAG GAGCATTAGAAAATCCGATGATGACATTCCAGTCCCCCCACTTTTGAAGAGTGCAGCACTTTGGG GTGTGTTTCTGGCAGTTTCTTCAAACACTCGATATCAGATTATCAATGGGCTCGAGCGTGTAGTCGAGGCATCTCCTATGGCAAAGCAGGTTCCACCTGTTGCATTGGCTTTTACGGTCGGCGTAAGATTCGCCAACAATGTGTATGGTGGCATGCAGTTTGTTGATTGGGCTAGGTGGTCTGGTGTGCAATGA
- the LOC140885329 gene encoding protein MIZU-KUSSEI 1, which translates to MTKIDTLRRFLLPCLNPATTSPTPQPPSSAVKKRLSTSLRDDLDDKKPFAAHQEQERDPHEEGDSSSSDPSTPTTTYTAISHAPPRCSRTMVIGTIFGSRKGGHVRFCIQHSRLNTRPSLLLELSIPTTTLIQEMQCGLVRIALEFNAAESAESELNRCPLHSIPLWTLCCNGRKLGFAVRRKATQQNRLMLKTMQNITVGAGVIPCGSGPGSEGIMYMRANYECVVGSADSESFHLINPDDGPGQELSFFLLRTR; encoded by the coding sequence atgacaaaaatCGACACCCTCCGTCGATTCCTCCTCCCATGCCTCAACCCAGCCACCACTTCCCCCACCCCACAACCGCCCTCCTCCGCCGTCAAGAAACGTCTGAGCACTTCACTACGGGACGATCTTGATGACAAGAAACCCTTCGCCGCCCAtcaagaacaagaaagagaccCCCACGAAGAAGGTGATTCATCCTCCTCCGATCCTTCCACTCCCACCACCACCTATACAGCTATTTCCCACGCGCCGCCGCGTTGTTCCAGAACAATGGTGATTGGAACCATCTTCGGCAGCCGTAAAGGCGGCCACGTTCGGTTCTGCATACAGCACAGCCGTCTAAATACTCGGCCCTCTCTCCTACTCGAGCTCTCCATCCCCACAACCACTCTTATCCAAGAAATGCAATGTGGGTTAGTGCGAATCGCCCTCGAGTTCAACGCCGCGGAATCAGCCGAATCTGAGCTGAATCGATGCCCCCTTCACTCAATCCCCTTGTGGACTCTCTGCTGCAACGGGAGAAAGCTCGGCTTCGCCGTCCGCCGCAAGGCCACGCAGCAGAATAGGCTTATGCTGAAGACCATGCAGAATATCACAGTCGGGGCTGGCGTAATCCCATGCGGGTCCGGGCCGGGTTCGGAGGGAATCATGTACATGCGGGCTAACTATGAGTGTGTTGTTGGGAGTGCTGATTCAGAGTCTTTCCATCTGATCAACCCTGATGATGGCCCGGGTCAAGAACTCAGCTTTTTCTTGCTTAGAACCAGATGA